The region GGCGCCCAGGGCGCCGAGCAGGTCAACGTCTTCATCGACGGCGCCAGCTACAAGAACGACATCCTGCAGGGCGGGGTGGCGGGGCAGGACGCCAGCCGCGGCAACCCCTTCCCCCGCAACGCCATCCGCGAGTTCCGGGTGATCACCCAGAACTTCAAGGCCGAGTACCAGAAGGCCTCGAGCGCCATCATCACCGCCAGCACCCGCTCGGGGACCAACCGCTGGGAGGGGAGCGGCTTCTTCAACTACCAGAACCGCGAGCTGATCGCGCTGGACCGCTTCCAGGCCGCCGAGGCCGACACCAACCCCGACTTCGCCCGCCCCGACTTCCAGCGCTACCAGTTCGGCGCCAACGTGGGCGGGCCGATCGTCCGCGACCGGCTGCACTTCTTCGGCTCGTTCGAGAGGAACGACCAGAACCGGGCCCGGCGCGTGAACATCGTGCCCCCCTCGGGGTTCCCGGCGCTCGACACCATCAACTTCGCCGCCCTGAACGGCGAGTTCGACGAGCCGTTCCGCTCCACGCTGGGCTTCGCCAAGCTGAGCTGGGAGCACACGCCGAGCTCGTTCCTGGAGCTCTCCTACCACCACCGGCACGAGAACGACGTGCGCGACTTCGGGGGGCTCACCGCGTTCACGGTGGCCACCCGCTTCAACAACGACGTCAACACCGGGATCCTCAAGCACACCTGGACCCCGGGCGACTTCCTGAACGAGGCCACGCTCTCGCTGCAGCGCTACCGCTACAACCCCACGCCCAACACCCCGGGGATGCCCAACCGCTTCTTCGGCTTCGGGTGCTGCGCCGAGATCGGGAGCAACCGCTCCGAGCAGGACTTCCGGCAGCTGCGCTTCTCGATCCGCGACGACCTCACCTGGAGCGGGCTGCGCGCGGCCGGCGAGCACGTCATCAAGGGCGGGGTGAACGTCGACTTCCTGGACTACGACATCCAGAAGCGCAACTCCGAGAACCCGCGCTTCATCTACGAGCCGTGGTTCCACGGCTTCGCGGTGCCGCACCGCGTGGAGTTCCAGACGGGAGATCCCGACTTCGGCGCCAGCAACACGCAGCTCGGGCTCTACCTGCAGGACGACTGGAGCCCCACGGAGCGGCTGGTGCTGAACCTGGGCGTCCGGTGGGACTACGAGACCCACATGATGAACTACGACTACGTGACGCCGCGGGCCATCGTCGACTCGCTGACGAAGTACCAGGACCGGCTCTTCCTCCCGCTCGACCCCGGCCGCTACTTCACCGACGGCGACGACCGCGAGCCGTTCCTGGGCGCCTTCCAGCCGCGGCTGGGCTTCTCGTGGGCGCTGGACCGCGACGCGCGCACCTCGATCTTCGGCGGGTGGGGGATCTTCTACGACCGCACCCTCTTCGACCAGGCCATCGAGGAGAGCTTCGCGCTGCAGCACCCGAGCTACACCATCTTCTTCGCGCCCCCGGGCACCACGCCCGCGGGGAACGAGGTGGTCTTCGAGGAGCGCTTCCTCACCGACCGCGCCGCGCTGCTGGAGCTGATCCAGGACGTGCGCTTCAACACCCCCGAGGTGAAGCTCCTCCCCAACGACCTCAGGCCGCCGCGGGCGCAGCACTTCAACCTGGGGGTCCGGCGCGCCTTCGGGAGCGTGGAGGCGTCGGCCGCCTACACGGCGGTGCGCAGCAGGAACATCATGACCTTCTACTGGGCCAACGAGAACTTCGTCTGCCCGCAGCGCTCGTTCGCGGTCCCCGGCTGCTTCGAGCACCGCACGATCCCGGGGTGGGGGAACATCCTCCTGGCCGACGACAACGGGAAGACGTGGTACGACGCGCTGCAGGTGAAGGTGGACCGGCCGTACCGGGGCAGCCCGGAGAGCGGCTGGGGGTGGGGCGCCGGGCTGGCGCTCACGCTGGCCGAGCGCGAGACCCAGGGCTTCAACGACCTGTTCAGCTTCCCGAACGCGACGGACTACCCGCGGCAGGTGCGCAACGACGAGCCGCTGCGCATCGTGGCCAACTGGATCGTGGACGTGCCCTGGGCGTGGGGGATCCAGTTCAGCGGCGTGATCAACCTGGGGAGCGGGGCCAGGCAGGACGTCGGCGGGCGCTTCGACTGCAACAACGCGAACACCTGCTTCGAGGCGGGCGGCTTCTCGCCCCCGAAGCACAGCTTCATCATCCCCAACGCGTTCGCGTACCGGATGGTGGACCTGCGCCTGCGCAAGGAGCTCGTGAACCTGCGGGGGAGCCGCCTGGGGGTGACGGCGGAGCTGTTCAACGCCTTCAACTTCGACAACGAGGGCGACTTCGTCACCTTCAACCGCGACGACCCGAACTTCGGCACCGCCCGTCAGATCATCAGCGACCCGCGCCGGCTGCAGATCGGGATCGAGTACAACGCGCGGTGAGGGCTGCAGGTGCGAAGTGCGAAGTGCGAGGTGCGAAGTCGTGAGTGCGTGAGTGCGTGAGTGCGTGAGTGCGTGAGTGCGTGAGTGCGTGAGTGCGTGAGTGCGTCCGGTGGCCGGCTCTGCGGCACGGAGCCGGCCCGCGCCGGGGTGGTTGCCGGGCGGCTGAAGCCGCGGCAACAACTGCAGGAAGCCTCGCAAACCGCGCGAGGCTGGTTCGGCGCGGGGCCGGGCTTCGGCGTCGGCAGGCCGGGTCCGGGCGCGCAGCGCGCGGGCGCAGCCCGCTAGTCCGCGAAGGCGGACTTCGTGTGGTTGTTGCAGCGAATTCATTCGCCCCAGCCCCGGCGAATCATCACCGTGTGGTTCCCTCCTCGACCGGAGACGCGCGTGAGCCGGTTTCGATTCGTCGGGTTGCTGGTGATGACGATCCTCCCGGCCGCCGGGTGCGCGCGGACGTCTCCCGCGCCGGGGAGCGCCCCCTCGCCCGCCGGCCAGGAGGCGTTCCTCGACACGCTGGAGGAGCGCACCTTCCGCTGGTTCTGGGAGACCACCAACCCGGCCAACGGGCTGGTGCCGGACCGCTGGCCCACGCCGTCCTTCTCCAGCGTCGCCGCCGTCGGATTCGGGCTCACCTCGTACGCCGTCGGCGTGGAGCGCGGCTGGGTGACGCGCGAGCAGGCGGCCGAGCGCACGCTCGCCACGCTGCGCTTCTTCTGGCGGGCGCCGCAGGGGCCGGAGACGTCGGGCGTCACCGGGCACCGGGGGTTCTTCTACCACTTCCTGGACATGCGCACCGGGCGCCGCTTCGAGCAGGTGGAGCTCTCCACCATCGACACGGGGCTCCTGATGCTGGGCGTCCTCGCCGCGGCCGAGTACTTCGACCGCGGCGACGCGCGCGAGGCCGAGATCCGCGCGCTGGCCGACTCGCTCTACCGGCGGGTGGACTGGGCGTGGGCCGCCTCGCCGCGCGCGCCGCTCATCTCCATGGGGTGGCACCCGGAGCCGGGGCGCGGCTTCATCCCCCACGACTACCGGGGCTACAACGAGGCGATGTTCCTGTACGTGCTGGCCCTGGGCTCGCCCACGCACCCGGTGGAGCCGGCGGCGTGGGCGGCGTACACCGGCACCTACCGCTGGGCCGACTTCCACGGCCAGGAGCACGTCAACTTCGCCCCGCTCTTCGGGCACCAGTACTCGCACGCCTGGATCGACTTCCGCGGCATCCGCGACGCCTACATGCGGGAGCGGGGGATCGACTACTTCGAGAACTCGCGGCGGGCCACGCTGGCGCAGCGCGCGTACGCCATCGCCAACCCGATGGGGTGGAAGGGGTACGGCCCGGACCTGTGGGGGCTGACTGCCAGCGACGGCCCCAAGGACACCGTCGTCGTCATCGACGGCAGGCCGCGGCAGCTCTGGACCTACCGGGCGCGCGGCGCCGCCGCCGGCGAGGTGCAGGACGACGGGACGCTCGTCCCCACGGCGGCGGGCGGGAGCGTCCCCTTCGCCCCGGAGGTGGCCGTCCCCGCGCTGATGGAGATGCGGCGGCGCTTCGGGGAGAACCTGTTCACGCGCTACGGCTTCCTGGACGCCTTCAACCCCACCCTCACCGAGCCGATGCCCCTGCAGCACGGGCGCATCGTCCCCGGCGTGGGGTGGTTCGACGGCGACTACCTGGGGATCGACCAGGGCCCGATCGTGCTGATGGTCGAGAACCACCGCAGCGGCCTCGTCTGGCGCCTGATGCGCGACAACCCGTACATCGTGCGCGGGCTCTGCCGCGCCGGGTTCACCGGCGGCTGGCTGGAGGGTCGCTGCGGGTAAATGAGAATCGCGCGAAGACCAACGCTGTCATCCTGAGGAGCCGCCGCGCAGAACCGGCGTAGTGACGAAAACCAGGGCGGCGACGAAGGATCTGCGGGTCGCGTCCGAGCGTGAGGCCGGGTGACGTGCGGTCCCCGTCCGCAGATCCTTCGGGCGCCCAGGCAGTCGCGCGGACGCGGTTTCGGCGCAGGCGCCCTCAGGATGACATCGTTTGGGGTTGCAGGGAGGTGCAGGGGACGATGCTCCGACTTCCAGGATGACCGAGATCCTTCGCAGGTCCGCCCTCGTCGCGCTGTCATCGCTCCTCCTCGCCGCCTGCGGGCGCGAGGCGGACGATGGCGTGACGGTGGTGCG is a window of Longimicrobium sp. DNA encoding:
- a CDS encoding glucoamylase family protein: MSRFRFVGLLVMTILPAAGCARTSPAPGSAPSPAGQEAFLDTLEERTFRWFWETTNPANGLVPDRWPTPSFSSVAAVGFGLTSYAVGVERGWVTREQAAERTLATLRFFWRAPQGPETSGVTGHRGFFYHFLDMRTGRRFEQVELSTIDTGLLMLGVLAAAEYFDRGDAREAEIRALADSLYRRVDWAWAASPRAPLISMGWHPEPGRGFIPHDYRGYNEAMFLYVLALGSPTHPVEPAAWAAYTGTYRWADFHGQEHVNFAPLFGHQYSHAWIDFRGIRDAYMRERGIDYFENSRRATLAQRAYAIANPMGWKGYGPDLWGLTASDGPKDTVVVIDGRPRQLWTYRARGAAAGEVQDDGTLVPTAAGGSVPFAPEVAVPALMEMRRRFGENLFTRYGFLDAFNPTLTEPMPLQHGRIVPGVGWFDGDYLGIDQGPIVLMVENHRSGLVWRLMRDNPYIVRGLCRAGFTGGWLEGRCG
- a CDS encoding TonB-dependent receptor → MKGNTIVRALAAVLLGACLLVPARAAAQTTTGSLRGYVRGPGGEELAGATVTARNTETNQQRQAATSENGFFLLAGLRPGPYELVARTVGMGEQRRAVQLLVGQTLDVNFDLAAQAVQLEAITATAAAPAAETRTSEVATNVTRQQVESLPTADRNFLSLAILAPGTQLQGDRLDATRKTFTAGAQGAEQVNVFIDGASYKNDILQGGVAGQDASRGNPFPRNAIREFRVITQNFKAEYQKASSAIITASTRSGTNRWEGSGFFNYQNRELIALDRFQAAEADTNPDFARPDFQRYQFGANVGGPIVRDRLHFFGSFERNDQNRARRVNIVPPSGFPALDTINFAALNGEFDEPFRSTLGFAKLSWEHTPSSFLELSYHHRHENDVRDFGGLTAFTVATRFNNDVNTGILKHTWTPGDFLNEATLSLQRYRYNPTPNTPGMPNRFFGFGCCAEIGSNRSEQDFRQLRFSIRDDLTWSGLRAAGEHVIKGGVNVDFLDYDIQKRNSENPRFIYEPWFHGFAVPHRVEFQTGDPDFGASNTQLGLYLQDDWSPTERLVLNLGVRWDYETHMMNYDYVTPRAIVDSLTKYQDRLFLPLDPGRYFTDGDDREPFLGAFQPRLGFSWALDRDARTSIFGGWGIFYDRTLFDQAIEESFALQHPSYTIFFAPPGTTPAGNEVVFEERFLTDRAALLELIQDVRFNTPEVKLLPNDLRPPRAQHFNLGVRRAFGSVEASAAYTAVRSRNIMTFYWANENFVCPQRSFAVPGCFEHRTIPGWGNILLADDNGKTWYDALQVKVDRPYRGSPESGWGWGAGLALTLAERETQGFNDLFSFPNATDYPRQVRNDEPLRIVANWIVDVPWAWGIQFSGVINLGSGARQDVGGRFDCNNANTCFEAGGFSPPKHSFIIPNAFAYRMVDLRLRKELVNLRGSRLGVTAELFNAFNFDNEGDFVTFNRDDPNFGTARQIISDPRRLQIGIEYNAR